In Snodgrassella alvi wkB2, the DNA window GGAATAGCGGCTAAATAATATTTTCCCGATTGTTACAGATATACACGGGCATCGTATCCGGTCTTAAGCATATAAGCCGGTACATCATGCATAAATCAGATGAGTTTTACTGAAACTCCGGATCCGGTTTTTCGGTCAGGCGGTTACGCAGATCGCGGCGGAAGATTTCAATTGTCCACATCCATAATAGCGTACCAACAAGTTCAGAAAACAATTCATCAAACGGCAGATTCCATGGTGCCGGAGATAAATTCAGCACCGGCAGCATAATACCGTGAAACAGAATGGTTACACCAATACCAAAAGCCAGACCCTGCCATAATTTAACTTTAGGAAAAATTTCAGCAGCCATACAGTAAATAATAGCCCATACAATTGAAAACAGAATATGTATGGTACTACCACCCCAGTTCACTAACTGATCTGAATAGATGTAAACCATGCTGTGAATATCAATACCCATATCCTGAATCATCTGAATGGGCGGTGCTATACGATCCGGGGTTCGTGGCGGCATTATTCCTTCCGTACCTGATTTCACAAATGCAGAAACCAGACCGCCCATAATACCGGCAAAAAAGGCTACACCGTAATTGCGACTGGATGGTTGTGTGCGAGTAAACAGATTAGACATAATTATTTCCTCTTAATGTAATAATGATTACTTTTTTTTCTATTAATTAACCCAAAATTGGGGTCGCAAGTGTAAATGCATATTTAATGCTAAATCAAGTAAATTTACCCTCCGAATATCTCTCCAGCAGAGCATAAATAACTGTTTAAAAATCTGAATGGCTGTTTAATCAGCAATATACTGATTTTGTATACCGGAAAATCCATATACCTCTCATCGAATTTTCACTGCTCAAATCACCAATTCATTTATAGATAAACAAAGTAAATTATTCTTCCCGGCAGGTATAAACCGGCTGTTGCCAGATAAGCAAAAACCCTGTATCAAACAGGGTTTTCAAAATAAAACTTAACTACCAGCGGGTACTACCCGCCCACTACCGGTCTGACAATATCCACTTTATCCTGCGGCTGCAACTGATAAACAGAATATTGTTTTTTAGATATAAAACAAGTATTTACCGAAACAGCAAATGGTGATTCCGGCATCAGCTGCTCCAATAGATCAGCCACAGTATTACCATTAAAATCAATTACATCATCATTAACACTAATATCCATTAATCTGTTTCTCCATTGTCATTTTCCGGTAAAACATCAATATGATAGCGTGCCGGCGCATCCGGAATGGATTGCTGCTGCATTAAGGCCTGTAATACCCGTACTGTCGCAATACTTACTGCTGGCGAAATCATAAAACCGTGCCGGAACAGACCATTTACGGACACTACATAATTTTGCTTATCATAACGTATTTCCGGGCTTTCGTGATTAAGTGTCGGACGCAGTTCGGCCATACTTTCCAGTATCCTTGCTTCACCGAATGCCGAATGAACAGTATGCAAAGCAGACATCAGCTCCAGACCGCTGCGCACACTCAGATTACTGTCATCTTCACTTTCAATCTGTGTAGCACCAATAACAAACAACTTATTCTGTTTGGGTGCAATATAAATAGGATAGCGCGGAT includes these proteins:
- the thiS gene encoding sulfur carrier protein ThiS, producing MDISVNDDVIDFNGNTVADLLEQLMPESPFAVSVNTCFISKKQYSVYQLQPQDKVDIVRPVVGG
- a CDS encoding YagU family protein, with translation MSNLFTRTQPSSRNYGVAFFAGIMGGLVSAFVKSGTEGIMPPRTPDRIAPPIQMIQDMGIDIHSMVYIYSDQLVNWGGSTIHILFSIVWAIIYCMAAEIFPKVKLWQGLAFGIGVTILFHGIMLPVLNLSPAPWNLPFDELFSELVGTLLWMWTIEIFRRDLRNRLTEKPDPEFQ